In Thermoanaerobaculia bacterium, a genomic segment contains:
- a CDS encoding type II toxin-antitoxin system VapC family toxin, with product MRVLLDTHAWLWLLSAPKRIESSTLRVLESPDNELYLSAVSSWEIVIKHATKKLDLPGAPAELMPEWMETTDVRILSIDFGHTLDVASLPLHHRDPFDRMLIAQSRIEDMPIVTRDPAFDAYDVEVIRA from the coding sequence TTGAGGGTACTCCTCGACACTCATGCCTGGCTGTGGCTGTTGAGCGCGCCGAAACGCATTGAATCCTCGACGCTTCGAGTTCTGGAATCGCCCGACAACGAGCTCTACCTGTCGGCCGTGAGCTCGTGGGAGATCGTGATCAAACACGCGACGAAGAAGCTCGACCTTCCCGGAGCGCCCGCCGAGTTGATGCCCGAATGGATGGAGACTACGGACGTACGTATACTGTCGATCGACTTCGGCCACACCCTCGACGTTGCGTCGCTCCCCCTCCATCACCGCGACCCCTTCGACCGAATGCTGATCGCTCAATCGCGCATCGAGGACATGCCGATCGTCACACGAGATCCCGCCTTCGACGCCTACGACGTCGAGGTGATTCGGGCGTAA
- a CDS encoding type II toxin-antitoxin system Phd/YefM family antitoxin: MKTVNVHEAKTHLSKLLKRVEKGEEIVIANAGKPVAKLVQISGLPQKRTFGSEAGRFHVPEDFNDPLPDDILDDFYR; encoded by the coding sequence ATGAAGACGGTGAACGTCCACGAGGCCAAGACCCACCTTTCGAAGCTCCTGAAGCGGGTCGAAAAGGGCGAGGAAATCGTGATCGCCAACGCTGGAAAGCCCGTCGCAAAATTGGTCCAGATTTCCGGGCTCCCGCAGAAACGAACGTTCGGAAGCGAAGCGGGACGATTTCATGTTCCCGAGGATTTCAACGACCCGCTTCCCGACGACATCCTCGACGATTTTTACCGTTGA
- a CDS encoding CRTAC1 family protein: MRKSAVCVLIVSGLVAACRKAAPPPAARIAPVVEAKVPPVRFEDATARTGIAFTHVNGASGKKWMPETMGGGVAIFDYDNDGHNDVLLVSSAYWSGDPRGRSQKSSLALYRNEGSSPEGVPRFRDATAAAGLEKVLYGMGAAVGDFDGDGWEDLYVTGLGNMGGNRLFRNVHGRFEDVTKSAGAGDPGWGTSAAFFDYDGDGKLDLFLARYVDWSPGKDIFCALDGVHKSYCTPERYDGNSSRLFHNEGNGRFLDVTKAAGVGTTNAKALGVAPYDYNGDGKIDLAVANDTAPNNLYRNNGDGTFTDVAVETGVAVNEAGRSRGAMGMDWSDAKPGGAALAIGNFSNEMKSFYWTDTGDVFLDLSASSGIGRDSLLSLTFGVFFFDYDLDGRSDLFFANGHVENSVQEVQKAVAYREPPTLYWNAGEGRMSDATGAAGLSIPLVGRGAAYGDLDGDGDLDVVVVENGGPAHVFLNRLDQPRRSLRITLEGAGKSNRDAIGARVTATVGGKPQVRMVSTAKSYASASEKTLTFGLGASPAAEAVEVVWPDGTKAGVKSLGPGRYRWVEGKEIEKI, translated from the coding sequence ATGAGAAAAAGCGCTGTTTGCGTCCTGATCGTCTCCGGCCTCGTCGCGGCCTGCCGGAAGGCCGCGCCGCCGCCCGCCGCGAGGATCGCTCCGGTGGTCGAGGCGAAAGTCCCGCCGGTCCGCTTCGAGGACGCGACGGCGCGGACCGGAATCGCCTTCACGCACGTCAACGGGGCGTCCGGAAAAAAGTGGATGCCGGAGACGATGGGCGGCGGCGTGGCGATCTTCGATTACGACAACGACGGACACAACGACGTCCTGCTCGTCTCGTCGGCATACTGGTCCGGCGACCCGCGGGGGCGCTCGCAGAAATCGTCGCTCGCGCTGTACCGCAACGAAGGGAGCTCGCCGGAAGGCGTGCCGCGCTTTCGCGACGCCACGGCGGCGGCGGGGCTGGAGAAGGTCCTGTACGGGATGGGCGCGGCCGTCGGCGACTTCGACGGCGACGGCTGGGAGGACCTCTACGTGACGGGACTGGGGAACATGGGAGGGAACCGGCTCTTCCGAAACGTGCACGGCCGCTTCGAGGACGTCACGAAGAGCGCCGGCGCCGGCGATCCCGGATGGGGAACGTCGGCGGCATTCTTCGATTACGACGGCGACGGAAAGCTCGACCTCTTCCTCGCCCGCTACGTCGACTGGAGCCCGGGCAAGGACATCTTCTGCGCGCTCGACGGCGTTCACAAGTCGTACTGCACGCCCGAGCGCTACGACGGCAACTCGTCGCGTCTCTTCCACAACGAAGGGAACGGGCGGTTCCTCGACGTCACGAAGGCGGCGGGGGTCGGAACCACCAACGCGAAGGCGCTCGGCGTCGCCCCGTACGATTACAACGGCGACGGAAAGATCGACCTCGCGGTCGCCAATGACACGGCGCCGAACAACCTCTATCGCAACAACGGGGACGGCACGTTCACCGACGTCGCCGTCGAGACGGGGGTCGCCGTCAACGAGGCGGGCCGCTCGCGGGGGGCCATGGGCATGGACTGGTCCGACGCGAAGCCGGGCGGCGCGGCGCTCGCGATCGGCAACTTCTCCAACGAGATGAAATCGTTCTACTGGACCGACACCGGAGACGTGTTCCTCGATCTTTCCGCGTCCTCCGGAATCGGACGCGACTCGCTGCTGTCGCTCACCTTCGGCGTCTTCTTCTTCGACTACGACCTCGACGGCCGCTCCGACCTCTTCTTCGCCAACGGACACGTCGAGAACTCGGTGCAGGAGGTCCAGAAGGCGGTCGCCTATCGCGAGCCGCCGACGCTCTACTGGAACGCCGGAGAGGGGCGGATGTCGGACGCGACGGGCGCGGCCGGTCTTTCGATCCCGCTCGTGGGGCGCGGAGCGGCGTACGGAGACCTCGACGGCGACGGCGACCTCGACGTCGTCGTCGTCGAGAACGGCGGTCCGGCGCACGTCTTCCTCAATCGGCTCGATCAGCCCCGGCGGAGCCTTCGCATCACGCTCGAGGGCGCCGGGAAGTCCAACCGCGACGCGATCGGCGCGAGGGTGACGGCAACCGTCGGCGGAAAGCCGCAGGTGCGGATGGTCTCGACGGCGAAGTCGTACGCGTCGGCCTCGGAGAAGACGCTGACGTTCGGCCTCGGCGCGAGCCCGGCTGCGGAAGCGGTGGAAGTCGTCTGGCCGGACGGGACGAAGGCTGGAGTCAAGAGTCTCGGCCCCGGGCGATATCGGTGGGTCGAAGGAAAGGAAATCGAAAAAATCTGA
- a CDS encoding flavin reductase family protein gives MAKPKTPLSQISYGLYVVGTRGREGDHAMTANWLTQVSFEPEMVALAVEKEAATRQLIEESKVFAVSILKSGQKDTAGHFAKADKRGMEGHRLMTKTTGAPVLADASAYIDCRVVDSKPIGDHVVFFGEVVDSGMIDPNAEALTLQETGWRYGG, from the coding sequence ATGGCCAAACCGAAGACCCCCCTTTCGCAGATCTCGTACGGCCTCTACGTCGTCGGGACGCGCGGGCGCGAAGGCGACCACGCGATGACGGCAAACTGGCTGACGCAGGTCTCGTTCGAGCCGGAGATGGTGGCGCTCGCCGTCGAGAAGGAGGCGGCGACCCGGCAGCTCATCGAGGAGTCGAAGGTGTTCGCCGTCTCGATACTCAAATCGGGCCAGAAGGACACCGCGGGGCATTTCGCGAAAGCCGACAAGCGCGGAATGGAAGGACACCGGCTCATGACGAAGACGACCGGCGCGCCGGTCCTCGCGGACGCTTCGGCCTACATCGACTGCCGCGTCGTGGATTCGAAGCCGATCGGCGACCACGTCGTGTTCTTCGGCGAGGTGGTCGACTCGGGGATGATCGATCCGAACGCCGAGGCGCTGACTTTGCAGGAGACCGGCTGGCGGTACGGCGGGTAA
- the purF gene encoding amidophosphoribosyltransferase produces the protein MSGFKDECGVFGVWGHSDAANLAYLGLYALQHRGQESAGIASIDDGKLFIEREMGYVADVFDEARLSRLPGKSAIGHVRYSTAGDSSLSNAQPIVFSSGRGPLALAHNGNLVNAKEIRAHLEEEGALFTTNSDSEMILHLVARARRDGLASALVEALGEVRGAFSIVVLGQNEILAARDPNGFRPLVLGTLDGSPVVASETCAFDLIGATYVRDVEAGEIVKLTDAGVESIRYAFPRPTPCVFEHVYFARPDSLVFGKSVAASREAFGERLAKEHPVEADIVVPVPDSGTYAAIGYARASGIPLALGLVRNHYVGRTFIEPKQAIRSFGVKVKLNPVREVVAGKRIVLIDDSIVRGTTSKKIVKMLRDAGAKEVHLRISSPPTRFSCHYGIDTPTRRELIASHSNVEEIRAFVDADTIGYLSTEGMMEAFGRPEHATCAACFTGKYPVEIPEAEAEPEEQISEQPAGLEVGS, from the coding sequence GTGAGCGGCTTCAAAGACGAGTGCGGCGTCTTCGGCGTCTGGGGTCACTCGGATGCCGCCAACCTCGCCTACCTGGGTCTCTACGCCCTCCAGCATCGCGGACAGGAATCGGCGGGCATCGCGTCGATCGACGACGGCAAGCTCTTCATCGAGAGAGAGATGGGTTACGTCGCCGACGTCTTCGACGAGGCCCGCCTGTCGCGGCTCCCCGGGAAATCGGCGATCGGGCACGTCCGCTATTCGACCGCTGGAGACTCCTCGCTCTCCAACGCGCAGCCGATCGTCTTTTCGTCGGGGCGCGGGCCGCTCGCGCTCGCCCACAACGGGAACCTCGTCAACGCGAAGGAGATCCGCGCGCACCTCGAGGAAGAGGGCGCTCTCTTCACGACCAACTCCGACTCCGAGATGATCCTGCACCTCGTCGCCCGCGCGAGGCGCGACGGGCTCGCTTCGGCGCTCGTCGAGGCGCTTGGCGAGGTGCGCGGGGCGTTCTCGATCGTCGTCCTCGGCCAGAACGAGATCCTCGCGGCCCGCGACCCGAACGGGTTCCGTCCGCTCGTCCTCGGGACGCTCGACGGCTCGCCCGTCGTTGCTTCGGAGACGTGCGCGTTCGATCTGATCGGCGCGACCTACGTGCGCGACGTGGAGGCGGGAGAGATCGTGAAGTTGACCGACGCCGGCGTCGAGTCCATCCGGTACGCCTTCCCCCGCCCGACGCCGTGCGTCTTCGAGCACGTCTATTTCGCGCGCCCCGACTCGCTCGTCTTCGGAAAATCCGTGGCGGCTTCCCGCGAGGCGTTCGGCGAGCGGCTCGCGAAGGAGCATCCCGTCGAGGCCGACATCGTCGTGCCGGTGCCCGACTCGGGCACGTACGCCGCGATCGGCTACGCGCGGGCGTCGGGGATCCCGCTCGCCCTCGGGCTCGTCCGCAACCATTATGTCGGCCGCACGTTCATCGAGCCGAAGCAGGCGATTCGGAGCTTCGGGGTCAAGGTGAAGCTGAACCCCGTGCGCGAGGTCGTCGCCGGGAAGCGCATCGTGCTCATCGACGACTCGATCGTGCGCGGCACGACGTCGAAGAAGATCGTGAAAATGCTGCGCGATGCCGGAGCGAAAGAGGTTCATCTGCGGATCTCTTCGCCGCCGACCCGCTTCTCCTGCCATTACGGGATCGACACGCCGACCCGACGTGAGCTCATCGCGTCCCACTCGAACGTAGAGGAGATTCGCGCTTTCGTCGACGCCGACACCATCGGTTATCTCTCGACCGAGGGGATGATGGAGGCGTTCGGCCGTCCCGAGCACGCCACGTGCGCGGCGTGCTTCACCGGGAAGTACCCGGTCGAGATCCCGGAGGCCGAGGCGGAGCCCGAGGAGCAGATCTCGGAGCAGCCCGCGGGCCTCGAAGTCGGGTCGTGA